The Sporomusa termitida genome has a window encoding:
- a CDS encoding calcium-translocating P-type ATPase, SERCA-type: protein MDREKWYTRTPDEAVQFWQTSFADGLSTAEVKIRLDKFGFNELAEKEKVPWWKRFLAQFQDFMVLVLLGATLISALLGEYADAVTILIIVLMNAVLGFIQEYRAEQSLSALKKLASPTARVVRNSMVQQIPARELVPGDMLVLEAGDKLAADGRLINVHNLEVDEAALTGESMPVRKVADRSFSEDAPLGDRKNMVYAGTSIVRGRGKAVVCAAGMATEVGHIAGMIQETTEETTPLERRLDQLGRLLVWGCLAICLIVVVTGVIKGESLFLMCMAGISLAVAAIPEGLPAIVTVALALGVQRMIKQRAIIRKLPAVETLGCTTVICSDKTGTLTQNQMTVRQIFANGNTYDVTGTGYDIKGNILFNQQPVTISRDKVLQQCLTIGVLCNNSTLKQNNIAITGIWRNKTGTGWSIEGDPTEGAIIVAAAKADIWQTEIEKSQQRVAEIPFESERRRMSVIYRDANNNNILYMKGAPDTITELCRYSHTPAGPATMTSEHRASINNIIEQMSSQALRVLAVAYRRLTPAQARNPDEAIETELVFAGLIGMIDPPREEAKSSIALCREAGIKTVMITGDHKNTAIAIAQELHIYRDGQHKALTGTELDAMNEGELDATVNKVTVYARVSPAHKLRIVRALKRHGHIVAMTGDGVNDAPAIKEADIGIAMGISGTAVTKEASAMVLADDNFATIVAAVEEGRGIYDNIRKFIRYLLSCNIGEVLTMFLAALLGMPMPLLPVQILWVNLVTDGLPAMALGVDSYNPNIMKRPPRHPGESVFSRGLSRKIIGRGIQIGLSTLFVFSVIYYLQNDLALARTAAFATLVYCQMFHVFDCRSETATIFELTFTSNKYLLAAVTFSTVMQLSVMYIPFLSAIFSTVPLSLGDWALVLTVSGWTLIVNGFKHIFKPRPARRTILPQNR from the coding sequence ATGGATAGGGAAAAATGGTATACACGCACACCAGATGAAGCGGTTCAATTCTGGCAAACCAGCTTTGCCGATGGTTTATCCACTGCCGAAGTAAAGATCAGACTGGACAAATTCGGCTTTAATGAACTGGCCGAAAAAGAAAAGGTACCGTGGTGGAAGCGGTTTTTAGCCCAATTTCAGGATTTTATGGTATTAGTCTTGCTGGGGGCTACGTTAATATCGGCCTTATTGGGTGAATATGCCGACGCCGTCACCATCTTAATCATCGTCTTGATGAATGCTGTCTTAGGCTTTATCCAGGAATACCGGGCCGAGCAATCGCTGTCTGCTTTAAAAAAGCTGGCATCGCCCACAGCAAGAGTAGTTAGAAACAGTATGGTACAACAAATTCCTGCCAGGGAGCTGGTGCCTGGAGACATGCTGGTACTGGAAGCCGGTGATAAGCTGGCCGCCGACGGCCGGCTGATTAATGTCCACAATCTGGAGGTAGACGAGGCCGCCCTCACCGGTGAATCTATGCCTGTACGCAAAGTAGCCGACCGCAGCTTTAGTGAGGATGCTCCCCTCGGTGACCGAAAAAACATGGTCTACGCCGGTACCAGCATAGTCAGAGGCCGGGGAAAAGCGGTGGTATGTGCAGCTGGTATGGCTACTGAAGTAGGGCATATTGCCGGCATGATCCAGGAGACAACGGAAGAAACCACACCGTTAGAGAGACGGTTAGACCAGCTTGGCAGATTGCTGGTCTGGGGCTGTCTGGCGATCTGTTTAATCGTTGTCGTTACTGGTGTGATTAAAGGGGAATCCCTGTTTCTGATGTGTATGGCCGGTATCAGCCTGGCGGTTGCGGCTATTCCCGAAGGTCTGCCTGCCATCGTAACTGTGGCCCTGGCCCTCGGCGTCCAGCGCATGATTAAGCAACGGGCAATTATCCGCAAACTGCCGGCGGTTGAAACCCTGGGCTGCACAACCGTGATCTGCTCTGATAAAACAGGAACACTGACCCAGAATCAGATGACAGTGAGGCAAATATTTGCTAACGGCAATACATACGATGTCACCGGAACAGGTTATGATATAAAAGGCAATATCCTGTTTAACCAGCAGCCGGTTACAATCAGTAGGGATAAAGTTCTGCAGCAGTGCCTGACAATTGGCGTTCTCTGCAATAATAGCACCTTAAAACAAAATAATATTGCGATTACAGGGATCTGGCGCAATAAAACCGGAACAGGCTGGTCGATTGAGGGCGACCCTACCGAAGGCGCAATTATTGTTGCGGCTGCCAAAGCTGATATCTGGCAAACGGAAATAGAAAAAAGCCAGCAGCGGGTAGCTGAAATTCCTTTTGAATCTGAACGCCGCCGCATGTCGGTTATCTATCGCGATGCCAATAACAATAATATTCTTTATATGAAAGGCGCCCCTGATACAATCACAGAACTGTGCCGTTATTCCCATACGCCGGCAGGCCCTGCCACTATGACAAGTGAGCACAGAGCCAGTATAAACAATATTATCGAACAAATGTCATCGCAGGCCCTGCGGGTACTGGCAGTGGCTTATCGCCGCCTGACACCGGCTCAGGCCAGGAATCCCGATGAGGCTATCGAAACTGAGCTGGTGTTTGCCGGGTTAATCGGTATGATTGATCCCCCGCGCGAAGAAGCCAAGTCCTCCATTGCCTTATGCCGTGAAGCCGGTATCAAAACAGTAATGATCACCGGTGATCATAAGAATACCGCCATTGCCATCGCCCAGGAACTGCATATATACAGGGACGGGCAGCATAAGGCCCTCACCGGTACTGAGCTTGATGCGATGAATGAAGGTGAGCTTGATGCCACAGTCAATAAAGTCACAGTATATGCCCGCGTATCGCCGGCCCATAAATTAAGAATCGTCCGGGCGCTTAAGCGTCATGGCCATATTGTGGCCATGACGGGTGACGGGGTTAACGACGCCCCGGCAATAAAAGAGGCAGATATCGGGATTGCCATGGGGATTTCCGGCACCGCTGTTACTAAAGAAGCATCAGCCATGGTGCTGGCGGATGATAACTTTGCAACAATTGTCGCCGCCGTAGAAGAAGGCCGTGGTATCTACGATAATATCAGGAAATTCATCAGGTACTTATTATCGTGCAATATCGGCGAAGTACTGACTATGTTTTTGGCGGCATTGCTGGGTATGCCGATGCCGCTGCTGCCTGTGCAGATATTGTGGGTGAATCTTGTTACCGACGGTCTGCCGGCAATGGCGCTGGGCGTGGATTCTTATAATCCCAATATTATGAAGCGGCCGCCCCGCCATCCGGGAGAAAGTGTTTTTTCCCGCGGTTTAAGCCGGAAAATTATCGGCCGTGGTATTCAAATAGGTTTGAGCACACTTTTTGTCTTTAGTGTGATATACTATCTACAGAATGATTTGGCGCTGGCCAGAACAGCGGCCTTTGCGACCCTGGTATATTGCCAGATGTTCCACGTATTTGACTGCCGTTCCGAAACTGCTACCATCTTTGAGCTTACATTTACCAGTAATAAGTATCTGCTGGCAGCTGTAACCTTCTCTACTGTTATGCAGCTTTCGGTCATGTATATCCCGTTTTTAAGCGCTATTTTTTCAACTGTGCCGCTTTCATTGGGTGACTGGGCGCTTGTCCTGACCGTTTCCGGCTGGACACTGATAGTCAACGGCTTTAAACACATATTCAAACCCCGGCCGGCGCGCCGTACAATTTTGCCGCAAAACCGGTAA
- the dapF gene encoding diaminopimelate epimerase — protein sequence MHFTKWHGLGNDFVIINSKTEPISDYRQQALAVCDRNFGIGADGLVVILPSDIADFKMRIFNSDGSEADMCGNATRCVARYLYETGLTDKTTITLDTLAGIITPELIFDQNTLATVKVDMGEPKLTRGETPMTGNAVEKTINAAIEVGGQTYRVTALSMGNPHCVIFVDDVAAVDLAAIGPKIETHALFPRKTNVEFIQVVDRQTLRMRVWERGAGITKACGTGASAALVAAVLNGHTDRQATVKLDGGDLFIHWADNNHIYKSGPAVEVFRGEYLL from the coding sequence ATGCATTTTACAAAGTGGCATGGATTGGGCAATGATTTCGTAATTATCAATAGTAAAACAGAACCTATTTCTGATTACCGGCAGCAGGCGCTGGCCGTCTGTGACCGTAATTTCGGCATTGGTGCCGACGGGCTTGTTGTTATCTTACCATCAGACATCGCTGATTTTAAAATGCGGATCTTTAATTCTGATGGCAGCGAAGCTGACATGTGCGGTAACGCGACCCGCTGTGTGGCCCGTTATCTCTACGAAACCGGCCTTACGGATAAAACAACAATTACATTAGACACGCTGGCCGGAATTATTACGCCGGAGCTGATATTTGATCAGAATACCCTGGCAACGGTTAAGGTTGATATGGGCGAACCGAAACTTACCCGCGGCGAAACCCCAATGACCGGTAATGCTGTTGAAAAAACCATCAATGCCGCAATTGAGGTCGGCGGCCAAACCTACCGGGTCACCGCCCTCTCCATGGGCAATCCTCACTGTGTCATTTTTGTTGATGATGTAGCCGCAGTTGATCTAGCTGCCATTGGACCGAAAATTGAGACCCATGCTCTTTTTCCCCGCAAAACCAATGTTGAGTTCATACAGGTCGTTGACCGGCAGACCCTGAGAATGCGTGTTTGGGAAAGGGGGGCCGGCATAACCAAGGCCTGCGGCACCGGGGCCAGCGCGGCTTTAGTAGCCGCAGTGCTAAACGGTCATACCGACCGGCAGGCAACTGTAAAATTAGACGGCGGTGACCTGTTTATCCACTGGGCCGACAATAACCATATCTATAAATCAGGCCCGGCGGTTGAGGTATTCAGAGGAGAATACTTATTGTAA
- a CDS encoding Rqc2 family fibronectin-binding protein, with protein MNLDGLSLAPLVGELNTALTGGRIDKVFQPDPYSLLLWVRQPGANLRFLLSANPARPKLLLTATAPENPAVAPNFCMLLRKHLEDGRIAGIEQHSLDRIVNINIDVRGERGIIVTKCLVVEIMGKHSNIILTQNNLIIDAVRRVSAQVSRYRQVLPGKEYAYPPGQDRLNILATDPFLFAEKVLAAPAASLSKAIMATGIGLGPLTVRELAWRGGFSPDISLSELDAADTAALSEAVASIAAPLKEGQVNPSIVVEGQRPLAIAAFVPGHLSQYDRHTFPSMNAAVEYFDKYQGRPSVPEKEVLNKLLAAELARLTRKQAVLAGELSQAENAGELRKYGDILMANLYAVNTGVAEQALLDIYSAGPEAQQIIIKLDSDLSPLANAQQYYAKYNKAKRSGEHLAGQLKECQDEIVYLESIAIALAHAFASAEVNEVRQELIAAGYLKTSEKRRPPAAPSSPFTVKSSEGFNLIIGKNNRQNDLVTFKQAQPDDIWLHTKDIPGSHVIIRGENREITEQAIKEAARLAAYFSKSRQSANVPVDYTRRRHVRKPSGAKPGFVVYDHQNTIYVTPDETLGQQLLSR; from the coding sequence ATGAATCTTGACGGCTTGTCGCTGGCCCCGCTGGTCGGGGAGCTTAATACCGCCCTCACTGGCGGGCGGATTGATAAAGTATTTCAGCCTGACCCCTATTCTCTCTTACTATGGGTGCGGCAACCAGGGGCAAACCTGCGGTTTTTGCTCTCGGCTAACCCGGCGCGCCCCAAACTCCTGCTTACGGCTACCGCGCCCGAAAACCCGGCTGTTGCTCCTAACTTTTGCATGCTGCTGCGCAAGCACCTGGAAGACGGACGTATTGCCGGTATTGAACAGCATAGTCTTGACCGTATTGTCAACATCAACATTGATGTGCGCGGGGAACGGGGCATCATTGTTACCAAATGTCTGGTTGTCGAAATTATGGGCAAACACAGCAATATTATTTTAACCCAGAATAATCTCATCATTGATGCTGTCCGACGGGTGAGTGCCCAGGTCAGCCGCTACCGGCAGGTACTGCCTGGTAAAGAATACGCCTATCCGCCCGGTCAGGACAGGTTGAATATCCTGGCAACAGATCCGTTTCTGTTTGCCGAAAAGGTCCTGGCAGCGCCGGCTGCCTCGCTCAGCAAAGCGATTATGGCCACAGGCATTGGCCTGGGACCGCTCACTGTACGGGAGCTGGCCTGGCGTGGCGGTTTTTCGCCGGATATTAGCCTTAGTGAACTTGACGCCGCCGATACCGCGGCCTTAAGTGAAGCGGTTGCGAGTATTGCTGCCCCCCTTAAAGAGGGGCAGGTCAACCCCAGTATTGTTGTAGAGGGGCAGCGGCCACTGGCGATTGCTGCCTTTGTCCCCGGGCATCTCAGCCAGTATGATCGCCACACTTTCCCCAGCATGAATGCGGCCGTCGAGTACTTTGACAAATATCAGGGCCGTCCGTCTGTGCCGGAGAAAGAAGTCCTGAACAAGCTGCTCGCAGCCGAATTAGCCAGGCTGACCCGTAAGCAGGCTGTGTTAGCCGGTGAACTGTCACAGGCGGAAAATGCCGGTGAACTCAGAAAATACGGCGATATTCTGATGGCTAACCTGTATGCGGTTAACACCGGCGTTGCCGAACAGGCGCTGCTTGACATATATAGTGCGGGGCCTGAAGCCCAGCAGATTATTATCAAATTAGATTCTGACCTGTCCCCGCTGGCGAATGCGCAACAGTATTATGCAAAGTACAACAAGGCCAAACGCTCGGGGGAGCATTTGGCCGGTCAGCTCAAGGAATGCCAGGATGAGATTGTTTATTTAGAGAGTATTGCTATCGCGCTCGCCCATGCCTTTGCCAGTGCCGAAGTGAATGAAGTGCGGCAGGAACTGATTGCCGCCGGCTATCTAAAAACCTCGGAAAAACGGCGGCCGCCGGCTGCGCCTTCTTCACCGTTCACTGTTAAAAGCAGTGAGGGCTTTAATCTTATAATCGGTAAAAATAATCGCCAGAATGACCTTGTAACCTTTAAACAGGCTCAACCTGACGACATATGGCTGCACACCAAGGATATACCGGGATCCCATGTTATTATCCGGGGCGAAAACCGGGAAATTACGGAGCAGGCCATAAAAGAGGCCGCCCGGCTGGCCGCCTATTTTAGTAAGAGCCGTCAGTCAGCCAATGTTCCGGTCGACTATACCAGGCGGCGGCATGTCCGTAAACCCTCTGGGGCTAAACCCGGTTTTGTCGTTTATGATCATCAAAATACCATTTATGTAACACCTGATGAAACGCTGGGACAGCAATTGCTCAGCCGGTAA
- the pyrR gene encoding bifunctional pyr operon transcriptional regulator/uracil phosphoribosyltransferase PyrR produces the protein MAKHVNWVDKAIIMDAQAVKRALTRVAHEIVERNKGVGDLTLVGIRTRGVPLAQRIAEEIKRIEGIELPVGVLDITLYRDDLSTLAYQPIVHETLIPFSINDKKVVLVDDVLFTGRTVRAALDAIMDIGRPAAIQLAVLIDRGHRELPVRADYVGKNVPTSGKEIVSVQLTSVDGSEQVVIKEIVTG, from the coding sequence ATGGCTAAACATGTAAACTGGGTAGACAAGGCTATTATCATGGACGCGCAAGCCGTTAAACGGGCCCTCACCCGCGTAGCCCATGAAATTGTGGAACGCAACAAAGGGGTCGGTGATTTGACACTGGTCGGTATCAGAACGCGCGGTGTACCGTTAGCCCAGCGCATAGCAGAAGAAATCAAACGGATTGAAGGTATTGAATTACCGGTAGGGGTGCTGGATATCACCCTGTACAGGGATGACCTGTCTACCCTGGCCTATCAGCCGATTGTCCATGAGACACTGATCCCTTTTTCTATTAATGACAAAAAAGTGGTCCTTGTCGATGATGTCTTATTTACCGGGCGTACAGTCAGAGCCGCCCTGGATGCAATCATGGATATCGGCCGGCCGGCAGCCATTCAGCTGGCTGTACTCATTGACCGCGGTCATCGCGAACTCCCGGTCAGAGCCGATTATGTGGGCAAAAATGTACCGACTTCAGGCAAAGAAATAGTCAGCGTACAGCTGACTTCAGTCGATGGCAGTGAGCAGGTTGTCATCAAAGAAATTGTTACCGGCTGA
- the gmk gene encoding guanylate kinase, whose protein sequence is MTQQGILIVISGPSGTGKGTICRELLRSNPRLKYSISATTRLPRVGEVDGVNYLFTGKEQFKTMIDNGELLEWAEVYGNFYGTPRRYVLDQLHSGFDVVLEIDTQGAMKVKDNFSQGVYVYVVPPSLDELADRIYKRGTDSPEVIKNRLHCASSELKLAHNYHYIVVNDQVAAAVQRIETIITAEKYRAERNTDLIDSLYRSKCIGKPASKG, encoded by the coding sequence ATGACGCAGCAAGGAATTTTGATTGTTATTTCCGGACCTTCCGGTACCGGAAAAGGTACTATTTGCCGTGAGTTGCTGCGTAGCAATCCCCGTCTCAAATACTCAATATCAGCTACTACACGCCTGCCGCGGGTGGGAGAGGTAGATGGGGTAAACTACCTGTTTACTGGCAAAGAACAGTTTAAGACCATGATTGACAACGGTGAGCTGCTGGAATGGGCAGAAGTTTACGGTAATTTCTATGGTACACCACGCCGCTATGTGCTTGACCAGCTACATAGCGGGTTTGATGTTGTACTGGAAATTGATACACAGGGAGCCATGAAGGTCAAGGATAATTTTTCGCAGGGTGTTTATGTATATGTTGTCCCGCCTTCCCTTGATGAGCTGGCTGACAGGATTTACAAACGCGGTACTGACAGCCCTGAGGTAATCAAAAATCGTTTACACTGTGCAAGCAGTGAGCTTAAGCTGGCGCACAACTATCATTATATCGTGGTTAATGATCAGGTAGCTGCCGCTGTCCAAAGAATCGAAACTATAATCACTGCCGAAAAGTACCGGGCCGAACGCAATACTGATTTAATTGACAGCCTCTACCGTTCAAAGTGTATAGGCAAACCTGCAAGTAAAGGCTAG
- a CDS encoding YicC/YloC family endoribonuclease: MLKSMTGFGRGEYIDSTHRIVVEIKAVNHRYNEIVIRMPKTFGSLEDKIRRSIANTILRGRIDAFITVDEYGEKKRTVRVDKELAIAYHNAMRELAGIVEMPASDNIFHLAKYPDVLKVEEITEDVEQLWPKLGTAIESAVLNLMRMRETEGANIERDLLERVDKLYTYIASIEARAPQILIDYRERLLVRMRELLAAAGAEPDETRLIQETALFADRTNVTEEIVRLKSHLSQFKATVTAAEAVGRKLDFIVQEINRETNTIASKANDSTIANVVVEIKSEIEKVREQIQNIE, encoded by the coding sequence GTGCTAAAAAGTATGACCGGATTTGGCCGCGGTGAATATATTGATTCAACCCATCGGATTGTGGTTGAAATTAAAGCGGTAAATCACCGGTATAACGAGATTGTAATCCGTATGCCGAAAACTTTCGGCAGTCTGGAAGACAAAATCCGCCGCAGTATTGCCAATACTATTTTGCGTGGCCGGATTGATGCTTTTATCACTGTGGATGAATACGGAGAAAAGAAACGGACAGTAAGGGTTGACAAAGAATTGGCAATAGCTTACCATAATGCAATGAGAGAATTAGCCGGTATCGTTGAAATGCCTGCCAGCGATAATATCTTTCATCTTGCTAAATATCCTGATGTGCTCAAGGTGGAGGAAATAACAGAAGATGTTGAGCAATTATGGCCTAAATTGGGAACGGCGATTGAATCAGCGGTATTAAATCTGATGAGAATGCGGGAAACTGAAGGAGCCAATATTGAGCGTGACCTGCTGGAGCGGGTTGACAAACTGTACACATATATAGCCAGCATTGAAGCACGAGCCCCGCAAATCCTTATTGATTACCGGGAAAGACTGCTGGTCCGCATGCGGGAACTGCTGGCTGCGGCCGGAGCAGAACCTGATGAAACCAGACTGATCCAGGAAACCGCACTATTTGCCGACCGAACGAATGTTACTGAGGAAATTGTGCGCTTAAAAAGTCATTTATCTCAATTTAAAGCAACGGTTACAGCAGCTGAAGCGGTTGGACGCAAGCTGGATTTTATTGTGCAGGAGATTAACAGGGAAACAAATACCATTGCTTCTAAGGCCAACGATTCGACAATTGCTAATGTGGTGGTTGAAATTAAAAGTGAAATTGAGAAGGTCAGAGAGCAAATCCAAAACATAGAGTAA
- the remA gene encoding extracellular matrix/biofilm regulator RemA, which yields MDIKLINIGFGNIVSANRIISIVSPESAPIKRIIQEARDRGMLIDATYGRRTRAVIITDSDHVILSAVQPETVAHRLTSKDTSDESAE from the coding sequence ATGGATATAAAATTGATCAACATTGGCTTCGGCAATATCGTATCGGCTAACAGGATTATCTCTATTGTCAGCCCGGAATCTGCTCCCATCAAAAGGATTATTCAGGAAGCCCGTGATCGGGGTATGCTTATTGATGCTACATACGGACGTCGGACCCGGGCAGTAATTATTACTGACAGCGACCACGTCATTTTATCGGCTGTACAACCGGAAACAGTGGCCCACCGTCTAACAAGCAAAGATACCAGTGATGAATCTGCCGAATAA